In the genome of Desulfuromonas sp. DDH964, one region contains:
- a CDS encoding DUF4398 domain-containing protein: MKKLSFLLIGLTLAFTLTACGKQPVEEINSTRSAIDAAVSEGAEKYTADDLKAVNDKLAVVMDEIKVQDGKLFKNYDKAKQMLTALKVDADSLKAKVITVKEEQRAAAVAALDSASSSITEAEALLASAPQGKGSAADIAMMKGDLQGLQTALGEVQPLIDSGDYAAASERAASIQEKAGTIAAEVRAAQERLAALKIRRK, translated from the coding sequence ATGAAGAAACTGTCTTTTCTCCTCATCGGTCTGACCCTCGCTTTCACCCTGACCGCCTGTGGCAAACAGCCGGTAGAAGAGATCAACAGCACCCGTTCCGCCATCGACGCCGCTGTCAGCGAGGGCGCCGAAAAGTACACCGCCGATGACCTCAAGGCGGTCAATGACAAACTCGCCGTGGTCATGGACGAAATCAAAGTCCAGGATGGCAAGCTCTTCAAAAATTATGACAAGGCCAAGCAGATGCTGACCGCGCTGAAAGTCGATGCCGACTCCCTCAAGGCGAAGGTGATTACCGTCAAGGAAGAGCAGCGTGCAGCGGCCGTCGCCGCCCTCGACAGCGCCAGCAGCAGCATCACCGAGGCCGAGGCTCTCCTCGCAAGTGCCCCCCAGGGGAAAGGTTCTGCCGCCGACATCGCCATGATGAAAGGGGATCTCCAGGGCTTGCAGACGGCCCTCGGTGAAGTCCAGCCCCTGATTGATAGCGGCGACTACGCCGCCGCCAGCGAGCGCGCTGCTTCGATCCAGGAGAAGGCCGGCACCATCGCCGCCGAGGTACGCGCCGCCCAGGAGCGGTTGGCTGCGCTGAAAATTCGCCGCAAGTAA
- a CDS encoding sensor histidine kinase has translation MTLRTRLMGLMLLTSSCLITVLILFYYQSEKALYNEFQRQTTQLAKAIEVGLHGSAAANLGAPEQLQAYLSSLNTRGVREISVISSADRILASTNRESVGKWITEHRKELIFKAELGEPVTGEGQVYNVIVPVASDGQTMGYIHLALNTDDFSVFLRASAIRRILGALIILALGTVMAFFLAGHYTRPIQQMVVAAGEVASGNLEQELPVARRDEIGDLARSFQDMLLRLREDRQLGERLRAAEHQASLGQVARNIAHEIRNPLNFISLSIDHMRDVYCPDDPQGAERYQRMVGNIKGEIQRISRFVENYLEYGRPLELQCRPLAPTALLDELLDLIAARAREQGIEVQRNYGDLPLLQADPDFLRTCLLNIIVNACEAMPEGGGLEVTGKIDGAKVLLEFRDNGCGVAAAEQERIFEPFFTTKEKGLGLGLALTRRLIEEHGGRVDFASSPGIGTTVSVRLPLPGRDA, from the coding sequence GTGACTCTGCGCACCCGGCTGATGGGCCTGATGCTGCTCACCAGCTCCTGTCTGATCACCGTTCTCATCCTCTTCTACTACCAGTCGGAAAAAGCTCTCTATAACGAGTTTCAGCGCCAGACCACCCAGCTTGCCAAGGCGATCGAAGTCGGCCTGCACGGCAGCGCCGCTGCCAATCTCGGGGCGCCGGAACAGCTGCAGGCCTACCTTTCCAGCCTCAATACCCGGGGGGTGCGGGAGATTTCGGTGATCAGCAGTGCCGACCGCATTCTCGCCAGCACCAACCGCGAATCGGTCGGCAAGTGGATTACCGAGCACCGCAAGGAACTGATCTTCAAGGCGGAGCTGGGGGAGCCGGTGACCGGGGAAGGGCAGGTCTACAACGTCATCGTGCCGGTGGCCAGCGACGGCCAGACCATGGGCTATATTCACCTGGCCCTGAATACGGACGATTTTTCCGTCTTCCTGCGGGCGAGCGCCATTCGCCGAATTCTCGGCGCCCTCATCATCCTGGCTCTGGGCACGGTGATGGCCTTCTTTCTCGCCGGTCACTACACCCGGCCGATTCAGCAGATGGTGGTCGCCGCCGGTGAGGTCGCCAGCGGTAACCTCGAGCAGGAACTGCCGGTTGCCCGGCGCGACGAGATCGGGGATTTGGCGCGCAGTTTTCAGGATATGCTGCTGCGTCTGCGCGAGGACCGCCAGCTCGGAGAACGACTGCGGGCCGCCGAGCACCAGGCGAGCCTGGGCCAGGTCGCCCGCAATATTGCCCATGAAATCCGCAATCCCCTCAATTTCATCAGTCTTTCCATCGATCATATGCGCGACGTCTATTGCCCCGACGACCCGCAGGGGGCCGAACGCTACCAGCGCATGGTCGGAAATATCAAGGGCGAGATCCAGCGGATCAGCCGTTTCGTCGAGAACTACCTCGAATATGGCCGCCCCCTGGAGCTCCAGTGCCGGCCCCTCGCCCCGACCGCACTTCTCGATGAGCTCCTCGACCTGATCGCCGCCCGCGCCCGGGAACAGGGAATCGAAGTGCAGCGCAATTACGGCGATCTGCCGCTGTTGCAGGCCGATCCGGACTTTCTGCGCACCTGTCTGCTCAATATCATCGTCAACGCCTGTGAGGCGATGCCCGAAGGAGGAGGCCTCGAGGTGACGGGAAAAATCGACGGGGCGAAAGTGCTGCTGGAGTTTCGGGACAACGGCTGCGGTGTGGCCGCCGCCGAACAGGAACGGATCTTCGAACCCTTTTTCACCACCAAGGAGAAGGGGCTGGGGCTCGGCCTGGCGCTGACGCGGCGCCTGATCGAAGAACATGGCGGGCGCGTCGATTTTGCCAGCAGTCCGGGGATCGGTACGACCGTGTCGGTACGGCTGCCCCTGCCAGGGAGGGATGCATGA
- the nifU gene encoding Fe-S cluster assembly scaffold protein NifU — MYTEKVMDHFSNPRNVGEIEDADGVGEVGNASCGDIMKIYLKVEDNVIKDVKFKTFGCGAAIATSSMVTELALGKTIDEALELTNAAVAEALDGLPPQKHHCSNLAADALHEAIKNYRDTHPQG, encoded by the coding sequence ATGTATACCGAAAAAGTGATGGATCATTTCAGCAACCCCAGAAATGTCGGGGAGATCGAGGATGCCGACGGCGTCGGTGAGGTCGGTAACGCCTCCTGCGGCGATATCATGAAGATTTACCTCAAGGTCGAGGACAACGTCATCAAAGACGTCAAGTTCAAGACCTTCGGCTGCGGTGCGGCGATCGCCACCTCCTCGATGGTGACTGAACTCGCCCTCGGCAAGACCATCGACGAAGCCCTGGAACTGACCAACGCCGCCGTGGCCGAGGCCCTCGACGGCCTGCCGCCGCAGAAGCACCACTGCTCGAACCTGGCCGCCGATGCGCTGCACGAGGCGATCAAGAATTATCGGGATACCCATCCCCAGGGCTGA
- the mtaB gene encoding tRNA (N(6)-L-threonylcarbamoyladenosine(37)-C(2))-methylthiotransferase MtaB, producing the protein MKGSVAIATLGCKTNQFESAAIAEQLTAGGWTVVPFEVGADLVVINTCTVTSATDSQSRNLIRRARRLRPACRVVVTGCYAQVDPQTLAAIPGVSLVLGNEEKRDLLQLLETGGDGIQVADIRRAATAEVATLGNFAERSRAFVQIQNGCDAFCAYCIIPYARGRSRSVPPAQVVSQVRELAAAGFPELVLTGIHIGHYGADLTPPTTLLALLQQLVAEPGLPRLRLGSIEPTELPERLLDLVADSPGLCPHLHIPLQAGSDSVLRRMNRHYDTAFVQTLLRRVVDTIADVAIGLDVIAGFPAESEAEFEQTCALLHKLPISHLHVFPFSRRPGTPAATMPGQVAATVIKERAARLREIGAAKAAAFAERFIGRELVVVVEGGGDGEERRGLTGNYLNVRFSGPASLVGRTAQVRVTAVAGAELQGVLL; encoded by the coding sequence ATGAAGGGTTCCGTCGCCATCGCCACCCTCGGCTGCAAGACCAACCAGTTCGAGTCGGCGGCAATCGCCGAGCAGTTGACCGCCGGCGGCTGGACAGTCGTCCCTTTCGAGGTCGGGGCCGACCTGGTGGTGATCAACACCTGCACCGTCACCAGCGCCACCGACAGCCAGTCCCGCAACCTGATCCGCCGCGCCCGGCGGCTGCGCCCCGCCTGCAGGGTGGTAGTCACCGGCTGCTACGCCCAGGTCGATCCGCAGACCCTGGCCGCCATCCCCGGGGTCTCTCTGGTGCTCGGCAACGAGGAGAAGCGGGACCTGCTGCAGCTGCTGGAAACGGGGGGCGACGGCATCCAGGTCGCCGACATCCGCCGGGCGGCGACCGCCGAGGTGGCGACCCTGGGAAACTTTGCCGAACGCAGCCGCGCCTTCGTGCAGATCCAGAACGGCTGCGACGCCTTCTGCGCCTACTGTATCATCCCCTACGCCCGCGGCCGCAGCCGTTCGGTGCCGCCTGCCCAGGTCGTGTCCCAGGTGCGGGAGCTCGCGGCCGCCGGCTTCCCGGAGCTGGTCCTCACCGGCATCCATATCGGCCATTACGGCGCCGACCTCACCCCGCCAACGACCCTCCTGGCGTTACTGCAGCAACTGGTGGCGGAACCGGGTCTGCCGCGGCTGCGCCTCGGTTCCATCGAACCGACGGAGCTTCCCGAGCGGCTCCTCGACCTGGTTGCCGATTCTCCCGGCCTCTGCCCCCATCTGCACATCCCATTGCAGGCGGGGAGCGACAGCGTGCTGCGGCGCATGAACCGCCACTACGACACCGCCTTCGTCCAAACCCTGCTCAGGCGGGTGGTGGACACCATCGCCGATGTCGCCATTGGTCTCGATGTCATTGCCGGGTTCCCCGCCGAGAGCGAAGCAGAGTTCGAACAGACCTGCGCCCTGCTGCATAAGCTGCCGATCAGCCACCTTCATGTCTTCCCCTTCAGCCGCCGTCCCGGCACGCCGGCGGCGACCATGCCGGGCCAGGTTGCGGCTACGGTAATCAAGGAGCGCGCCGCCCGGTTGCGCGAGATTGGCGCGGCCAAGGCCGCGGCCTTTGCCGAGCGCTTCATCGGCCGGGAGCTGGTGGTGGTGGTCGAAGGGGGAGGGGACGGTGAGGAGCGGCGCGGCCTGACCGGAAACTACCTGAATGTCCGTTTCTCCGGGCCGGCCAGCCTGGTCGGAAGGACGGCGCAGGTGCGGGTGACGGCTGTCGCCGGCGCTGAACTGCAGGGTGTCTTGCTGTGA
- a CDS encoding MFS transporter, with the protein MAPPSNHRARLGWCLYDWANSAFATVILAAVLPVYFAALVPATGAVLYLPWGVRSMPASALWGYAVSLSMLLVAIAAPALGALADRRGVRRRLLITCCLLGSLATMLLAATGPGDYLLVALLFVIANIGFAAGNIFYNAFLPALASGPDLDRLSAQGYALGYIGGGLVLLTVFLFISFPTALGLADTASASRAGFLLTGLWWLGFALPTFAWVREEACLRAPATLVRGFRGYCRTFSDILRCRDLALFLLAFLFYNDGIQTVIAVSAIFGREELGLSQTTILGTFLMIQFVAMPGSLLFGRLAARYGARQAILLSLLLFLAMTVYAFRMQQAWEFWVLGLVVALILGGSQAISRSLFASLIPPGKNAEFFGFYAISGKFASILGPLVFAAIADLTGSTRLSILALSAFFLIGLVLLLAVNVDRGRSKAQA; encoded by the coding sequence ATGGCCCCGCCAAGTAACCACCGCGCCCGCCTCGGCTGGTGCCTTTACGACTGGGCCAATTCCGCCTTCGCCACCGTAATCCTGGCGGCGGTCCTGCCGGTCTACTTTGCCGCCCTGGTCCCTGCGACCGGGGCGGTTCTTTATCTCCCCTGGGGGGTTCGCTCAATGCCGGCGAGCGCTCTTTGGGGCTATGCCGTCTCCCTGTCGATGCTCCTCGTGGCGATCGCTGCCCCCGCCCTCGGAGCCCTCGCCGACCGCCGCGGCGTCCGGCGCCGGCTCCTGATCACCTGCTGCCTCCTCGGCAGCCTGGCCACCATGCTGCTCGCCGCAACCGGCCCCGGCGACTACCTGCTGGTGGCCCTCCTCTTTGTCATCGCCAATATCGGGTTTGCCGCCGGCAACATCTTCTACAACGCCTTTCTCCCCGCCCTCGCCAGCGGCCCTGACCTCGACCGGCTCTCGGCACAGGGTTACGCCCTCGGTTATATCGGCGGCGGCCTCGTTCTCCTTACCGTCTTTCTGTTCATCAGCTTCCCCACTGCCCTCGGCCTTGCTGACACGGCGAGCGCCAGCCGTGCCGGTTTTTTGCTGACCGGCCTCTGGTGGCTCGGCTTTGCCCTGCCGACCTTCGCCTGGGTCCGGGAGGAGGCCTGTCTGCGCGCGCCGGCGACCCTGGTCCGCGGTTTTCGCGGCTACTGTCGCACCTTCTCCGACATCCTGCGCTGCCGTGACCTCGCCCTCTTTCTGCTCGCATTTCTTTTTTACAACGACGGCATCCAGACGGTGATCGCGGTCTCGGCGATCTTCGGCCGTGAGGAGCTCGGTCTCTCCCAGACCACCATCCTCGGCACCTTCCTGATGATCCAGTTTGTCGCCATGCCCGGTTCCCTGCTGTTTGGCCGCCTGGCCGCCCGCTACGGCGCCAGGCAGGCGATCCTCCTCAGCCTCCTCCTCTTTCTCGCGATGACGGTCTATGCCTTTCGCATGCAGCAGGCCTGGGAATTCTGGGTGCTCGGCCTGGTCGTGGCGCTGATCCTCGGCGGCAGTCAGGCGATCTCCCGTTCCCTCTTCGCCTCCCTCATCCCGCCGGGAAAGAATGCCGAGTTCTTCGGCTTCTACGCCATCAGCGGCAAGTTCGCTTCGATCCTCGGTCCCCTGGTCTTCGCCGCTATTGCCGACCTGACCGGTTCGACCCGCCTCTCGATCCTCGCCCTCTCGGCCTTTTTTCTCATCGGCCTGGTTCTGCTCCTGGCGGTCAACGTAGACCGCGGGCGCAGCAAGGCCCAGGCATAG
- a CDS encoding L,D-transpeptidase, translated as MNVESKPTRVQLLGSWAPSPAGPRWRLCRQRTLLLIPVLVLALLLVLAQGAGWFIAHREVPLLHDTGSADPLPAPAKLPGAIKSLQRKLAALAPKGIFVVVDTAANRVMLRRGEETLRTMVASCGSGNVLEDPAGGRSWTFETPRGSFSVQSKVNNPLWIKPDWAYLEEGEAIPRNRAERAQPGMLGEYAVGIGQGYFIHGTLYKRLLGRNVSHGCVRLGDEDLTALVKSVPLGTRVIIY; from the coding sequence ATGAACGTCGAATCGAAACCGACCCGGGTTCAGCTCTTAGGCAGCTGGGCGCCATCGCCCGCGGGTCCTCGGTGGCGCCTTTGCCGACAACGGACTCTGCTGCTGATTCCGGTTTTGGTCCTGGCTCTTCTGCTGGTTCTGGCCCAGGGGGCGGGTTGGTTCATTGCCCACCGGGAGGTGCCCCTGCTGCACGATACCGGCAGTGCCGATCCGCTGCCGGCCCCGGCCAAGCTGCCGGGTGCCATCAAGAGCCTGCAACGTAAACTCGCCGCGCTCGCCCCCAAAGGAATCTTCGTTGTGGTCGATACCGCCGCCAACCGGGTAATGCTACGGCGCGGGGAGGAGACCCTGCGCACCATGGTCGCGTCCTGCGGCAGCGGGAATGTGCTGGAGGACCCAGCTGGTGGCCGCAGCTGGACCTTTGAAACTCCGCGCGGGAGTTTTTCGGTCCAGTCCAAGGTCAATAATCCGCTCTGGATCAAACCCGACTGGGCCTATCTCGAAGAAGGGGAGGCGATCCCCCGCAACCGGGCCGAGCGCGCCCAGCCGGGGATGCTCGGCGAGTACGCCGTCGGTATCGGCCAGGGCTATTTCATCCACGGCACCCTCTACAAGCGCCTCCTCGGGCGCAATGTTTCCCATGGCTGTGTCCGCCTCGGCGATGAAGATCTGACCGCCCTGGTGAAGAGCGTTCCCCTCGGCACCCGGGTGATCATTTACTGA
- a CDS encoding RluA family pseudouridine synthase, with protein MTSPNGSRRWQLVVPQQGRGERLDHFLAAAIATCSRKAIKRALDGGRLFLDGRVERRAGRLLAGGESILLTLDAPAAPLPAVMPEILFRDGDLLAVNKPPGLPVHATVAGGPNALDLVRNLLAGETTDPVLLHRLDADTSGVLLFALNAAANRALASDFAARRVAKRYLALVGGAPPARFTVTNYLRPGVRGRTVAVASGGQSAHTEFKTLGQGSGFALVEASPRTGRTHQIRVHLADLGFPLLGDLLYGGPPALALGADDLLTAPRHLLHAHRLEFIHPSEKRTLQISAPLPQDFKPFLEKLQKRPN; from the coding sequence GTGACCAGCCCGAACGGGAGTCGCCGCTGGCAGCTGGTCGTGCCGCAGCAGGGGCGGGGGGAGCGGCTCGATCACTTTCTCGCCGCAGCAATAGCGACCTGCTCGCGCAAGGCGATCAAGCGCGCCCTCGACGGCGGCCGACTCTTTCTCGATGGCCGGGTCGAACGCCGCGCCGGCAGGCTTCTCGCCGGCGGTGAATCGATCCTGCTGACCCTTGACGCGCCTGCGGCGCCCCTGCCCGCCGTCATGCCGGAGATCCTCTTCCGCGATGGGGACCTGCTGGCGGTGAACAAACCCCCCGGGCTGCCGGTGCATGCCACGGTCGCCGGCGGCCCCAACGCTCTCGATCTGGTCAGGAATCTGCTCGCTGGGGAGACGACAGATCCGGTCCTGCTGCACCGCCTCGACGCCGATACCAGCGGGGTTCTCCTCTTTGCTCTCAACGCCGCTGCCAACCGGGCGCTGGCCAGCGATTTCGCCGCGCGGCGCGTTGCCAAGCGCTACCTGGCCCTGGTGGGCGGTGCGCCGCCCGCGCGCTTTACCGTGACCAATTATCTCCGGCCCGGGGTGCGGGGGAGGACCGTCGCGGTCGCCAGCGGTGGCCAGTCCGCCCATACAGAATTTAAAACCCTCGGCCAGGGCTCCGGCTTTGCGCTGGTCGAAGCCAGTCCCCGCACCGGGCGCACCCACCAGATTCGCGTCCACCTCGCCGACCTCGGTTTTCCCCTCCTTGGCGATCTCCTTTACGGTGGTCCCCCGGCCCTCGCTCTTGGCGCCGATGACCTGCTGACCGCTCCCCGCCACCTGCTCCATGCGCACCGCCTGGAGTTCATTCACCCCAGTGAAAAGCGGACGCTGCAGATCAGCGCCCCCCTTCCGCAAGACTTCAAGCCGTTTCTGGAAAAACTGCAAAAGAGACCGAATTAG
- a CDS encoding L,D-transpeptidase family protein, whose product MSCFHFLKTGLLIVALATLVGCKEPPVPPEVPLALRQEQDLWRAGASVYAPGDYAAYKVALEAARDLLNHERSRMVWLRDYDPVALRFRAVLQQGEGLQQQIAAVSSAESAAARERLEQLAGVLRLLRDLADELKDGRLAGRRLAIAEVDLGEARRLMRAGEVRAAAPLLDRASREIREKVRLVLPLVARFGEPLQLRQWRRMVDDSIAEARRQGDYLLIVSKLEREVIVYRGDREIRRYPAGFGFNLLSDKLHAGDKATPEGRYRVVRKNPQSRYFKALLLDYPNTEDRRRFLQAKREGKIPAHAGIGSLIEIHGGGRKGLTNGCVALEDGDMATLFELVPVGTAVTIVGSLRPDNPLAVALRELK is encoded by the coding sequence TTGTCCTGCTTCCACTTCCTGAAAACGGGTCTGCTGATCGTGGCGCTTGCCACACTCGTCGGATGCAAGGAACCGCCGGTTCCGCCCGAGGTCCCGCTGGCGTTACGCCAGGAACAGGACCTCTGGCGGGCCGGCGCATCCGTTTATGCGCCGGGCGATTACGCCGCCTACAAGGTCGCCCTCGAAGCGGCTCGCGACCTCCTCAACCACGAGCGGTCCCGCATGGTCTGGTTGCGCGACTACGACCCGGTGGCCCTCCGGTTCCGCGCTGTCCTGCAGCAGGGAGAAGGTCTGCAGCAGCAGATTGCCGCCGTCAGCTCTGCCGAATCGGCAGCGGCCCGGGAACGCCTTGAACAGCTGGCCGGGGTGCTGCGGTTGCTCCGCGACCTCGCCGATGAGCTCAAGGACGGTCGTCTCGCCGGTCGCCGCCTGGCCATTGCCGAGGTCGATCTCGGCGAGGCGAGGCGTCTGATGCGGGCCGGCGAGGTTCGGGCCGCCGCCCCGCTCCTCGATCGCGCCAGCCGGGAGATTCGGGAGAAGGTGCGTCTGGTGCTGCCGCTGGTCGCGCGTTTTGGCGAGCCGCTGCAGTTGCGTCAATGGCGGCGCATGGTCGACGATTCGATCGCCGAAGCCCGCCGGCAGGGAGACTATCTCCTGATCGTCAGTAAGCTGGAACGGGAAGTGATCGTCTACCGGGGCGACCGGGAAATCCGTCGCTACCCGGCCGGATTCGGTTTCAACCTGCTCAGCGACAAGCTCCACGCCGGAGACAAGGCGACTCCCGAGGGGCGGTACCGGGTGGTCAGAAAAAACCCCCAGAGCCGCTATTTCAAGGCCCTGCTCCTCGATTATCCGAACACCGAAGACCGCCGTCGCTTCCTGCAGGCGAAACGGGAAGGGAAGATTCCCGCCCATGCCGGCATTGGCAGCCTGATCGAGATTCATGGCGGTGGCCGCAAGGGGCTGACCAACGGTTGCGTCGCCCTGGAGGATGGTGACATGGCGACCCTCTTCGAGCTGGTGCCGGTAGGGACCGCCGTCACCATTGTCGGCAGCCTGCGCCCGGACAACCCGCTGGCCGTCGCCCTGCGGGAGCTCAAATGA
- a CDS encoding DsbC family protein, whose protein sequence is MLRFFSSCCAFLLCLALALPALGAEPTASAPLKDGPIGAALARDYPQIGTDVIAINPTPVPDLYEVHARKGLLYYFPKQGYIFVGELYDKSGKNLTRETQERLMQEKLASLPLDKALKIGSGPSTVIEFTDPDCPYCRRGAAYFANRSDVTRYIYFFPLAMHKNAAEKARFVLSSADPAKAYEEVMAGKYDQGPLPPFKDNGLGDEQKAIGEKFGIASTPTYFVNGQTVRGANAELLDKLLGPGPAPAPKTGNGPAK, encoded by the coding sequence ATGCTGCGTTTCTTTTCATCCTGCTGTGCCTTCCTCCTCTGCCTTGCGCTGGCCCTACCCGCCCTGGGCGCCGAGCCTACTGCCTCCGCCCCGCTCAAGGACGGGCCGATCGGTGCCGCCCTCGCCCGGGACTACCCGCAGATCGGTACCGATGTCATCGCCATCAACCCGACACCGGTTCCGGACCTTTACGAGGTCCATGCCCGCAAGGGACTCCTCTACTATTTCCCCAAGCAGGGCTATATCTTTGTCGGGGAGCTTTACGACAAGAGCGGGAAGAACCTGACCCGGGAGACCCAGGAGCGCCTGATGCAGGAGAAGCTCGCGTCCCTCCCCCTCGACAAGGCGCTCAAAATCGGGTCCGGCCCCAGCACCGTTATCGAATTCACCGACCCCGACTGTCCTTACTGCCGCCGCGGAGCGGCCTACTTTGCCAACCGCAGCGATGTCACCCGCTATATCTACTTCTTCCCGTTGGCGATGCATAAAAACGCCGCCGAGAAGGCCCGTTTTGTGCTCTCGTCCGCAGATCCGGCCAAGGCCTACGAGGAAGTAATGGCGGGGAAATACGACCAGGGCCCGCTCCCCCCCTTCAAGGACAACGGCCTCGGCGACGAGCAGAAGGCGATCGGTGAAAAGTTCGGCATCGCTTCCACCCCGACCTACTTCGTCAATGGCCAGACCGTCCGTGGCGCCAACGCCGAACTCCTCGACAAGCTCCTCGGTCCCGGCCCGGCCCCCGCTCCGAAAACCGGCAATGGCCCCGCCAAGTAA
- a CDS encoding NUDIX hydrolase, with amino-acid sequence MPTLSEIEKALRSYHPGRVPAANRTPAAVAMLLREAPGGADLLLVERACHPGDPWSGDLGFPGGKLAAEDTDLRQAALRETREELGLDLAQARYFGRLADLPGAHLPVLVRCFVYQVPGDVALHPNHELQATHWVPLATLYDPARQVMAAVRFRESDLLRPAIRLPLPGRDILWGITYRLVMALADQVPGLAGAAKV; translated from the coding sequence ATGCCGACCCTCAGCGAAATTGAAAAGGCCTTGCGATCCTACCACCCGGGAAGGGTCCCGGCCGCCAACCGGACCCCTGCTGCGGTGGCAATGCTGCTGCGCGAAGCGCCTGGAGGAGCAGACCTGCTGCTGGTGGAGCGGGCCTGCCACCCCGGCGATCCCTGGTCGGGGGACCTCGGTTTTCCCGGCGGCAAGCTTGCTGCCGAGGATACCGATCTGCGCCAGGCGGCGCTGCGGGAAACCCGGGAGGAACTCGGCCTCGACCTGGCGCAGGCCCGCTATTTCGGCCGCCTCGCCGACCTCCCCGGAGCCCACCTGCCGGTCCTGGTCCGCTGCTTTGTCTACCAGGTGCCGGGCGATGTTGCGCTGCACCCCAATCACGAACTGCAGGCAACCCACTGGGTCCCCCTGGCGACGCTCTACGATCCGGCACGCCAGGTCATGGCAGCGGTACGTTTCCGCGAAAGCGACCTGCTGCGGCCGGCGATCCGGCTGCCACTCCCCGGTCGCGATATCCTCTGGGGCATCACCTATCGCCTGGTGATGGCGCTGGCTGACCAGGTTCCCGGGCTCGCCGGCGCCGCGAAGGTCTGA
- the mnmA gene encoding tRNA 2-thiouridine(34) synthase MnmA yields MSVKKERIVVAMSGGVDSSVTAALLAEQGHEVIGLTMQIWDYSTFTADHGESFGTCCSLDDVYDARRVAEAIGIPFYVVNFEKEFQRQVIDRFCDDYFSGRTPNPCVLCNQKLKFERLLRRARELEADRLATGHYARVVAAEGGYQLRKGRDIQKDQSYFLYTLDQTQMERVRFPLGEMTKEEVRAHAARFNLPVAAKAESQDICFVPDGDYVRFLEEERGEGQMNGAIVHVADGRVLGQHLGTYRYTIGQRRGLGIAWPHPLFVVGIDAENRRVLVGEREHLACDRLEVSDVIWGGTPPDGAIEASCRIRYRHQEVPARIEPLPGNRARVLFEKPQFGVTPGQAAVFYRDDLVLGGGTIA; encoded by the coding sequence ATGTCCGTTAAAAAAGAGCGCATCGTCGTTGCCATGAGCGGCGGGGTCGATTCCTCGGTCACCGCGGCCCTGCTCGCCGAGCAGGGGCACGAGGTGATCGGCCTGACCATGCAGATCTGGGACTACTCCACCTTTACCGCCGATCACGGCGAGAGCTTCGGCACCTGCTGTTCTCTCGACGACGTCTATGACGCGCGCCGGGTGGCCGAAGCGATCGGCATTCCGTTTTACGTGGTCAATTTTGAGAAGGAGTTCCAGCGCCAGGTAATCGATCGCTTCTGCGACGATTACTTCTCCGGCCGCACCCCCAATCCCTGCGTCCTCTGCAACCAGAAGCTCAAGTTCGAACGGCTGCTGCGGCGCGCCCGCGAGCTGGAGGCCGACCGGCTCGCCACCGGCCATTATGCCCGGGTGGTTGCCGCCGAAGGTGGTTACCAGTTGCGCAAGGGGCGCGATATCCAGAAGGACCAGAGCTATTTTCTCTACACCCTCGACCAGACGCAGATGGAGCGGGTTCGTTTCCCTCTCGGCGAGATGACCAAGGAGGAGGTGCGGGCCCATGCCGCCCGCTTCAATCTGCCGGTCGCCGCAAAGGCCGAAAGCCAGGATATCTGTTTCGTCCCTGACGGTGATTACGTTCGCTTTCTCGAAGAGGAACGGGGGGAAGGGCAGATGAACGGGGCGATCGTGCACGTCGCCGACGGCAGGGTGCTCGGCCAGCATCTCGGTACCTACCGCTACACCATCGGCCAACGCCGCGGCCTCGGCATAGCCTGGCCCCATCCGCTCTTTGTCGTCGGCATCGATGCCGAAAACCGGCGCGTGCTGGTCGGTGAGCGGGAACACCTCGCCTGCGATCGCCTCGAGGTCAGCGACGTGATCTGGGGGGGGACGCCCCCTGACGGAGCGATCGAGGCTTCCTGCCGCATCCGTTACCGCCACCAGGAGGTGCCGGCCCGTATCGAGCCCCTTCCCGGCAACCGGGCCCGGGTTCTCTTCGAGAAGCCGCAATTCGGCGTGACCCCGGGACAGGCGGCGGTCTTCTACCGGGACGACCTGGTCCTCGGCGGCGGCACCATCGCATGA